A portion of the Enterobacter sp. SA187 genome contains these proteins:
- the narL gene encoding two-component system response regulator NarL, with translation MTNPEPATILLIDDHPMLRTGVKQLISMANDITVAGEASNGEQGIELAEALDPDLILLDLNMPGMNGLETLDKLREKTLSGRIVVFSVSNHEEDVVTALKRGADGYLLKDMEPEDLLKALQQAAAGEMVLSEALTPVLAASLRANRATSDRDVSQLTPRERDILKLIAQGLPNKMIARRLDITESTVKVHVKHMLKKMKLKSRVEAAVWVHQDRIF, from the coding sequence ATGACTAATCCGGAACCCGCCACTATCCTGCTGATTGACGATCATCCGATGCTGCGCACCGGCGTTAAGCAGCTCATCAGCATGGCAAACGACATCACGGTGGCTGGCGAAGCCAGTAACGGCGAACAGGGCATTGAACTGGCCGAGGCGTTAGATCCGGACCTGATTTTACTGGATCTAAATATGCCGGGCATGAACGGCCTGGAAACCCTCGACAAGCTGCGGGAGAAAACCCTCTCCGGGCGCATCGTGGTATTCAGCGTGTCGAATCATGAAGAAGACGTAGTGACGGCGCTGAAACGCGGCGCGGACGGTTATCTGTTAAAAGATATGGAGCCGGAGGATCTGCTGAAAGCGCTGCAACAGGCTGCCGCAGGAGAAATGGTGCTCAGCGAAGCGCTGACGCCGGTGCTGGCCGCCAGCCTGCGCGCCAACCGCGCCACTTCTGACCGTGACGTCAGTCAGTTAACGCCCCGCGAGCGCGATATTCTCAAACTCATCGCCCAGGGTTTGCCGAACAAAATGATCGCCCGCCGTCTGGACATCACCGAAAGCACCGTCAAAGTTCACGTGAAGCATATGCTGAAGAAAATGAAGCTGAAATCCCGTGTCGAAGCCGCCGTGTGGGTACATCAGGACCGGATTTTCTGA
- a CDS encoding YchO/YchP family invasin translates to MRKALRPFHPFLLFLLLTGGSHAATPGWNQQAQNPFDNDADGLPDLGMAPPTNNGEKHLAEMAKAFGEASQSDSTLSAGQQARQFALDKVRDAVSGEVNEQVESLLSPWGNASVNVQVNDEGRFTGSSGSWFIPWQDNNRYLSWSQLGLTQQEDGLVSNAGIGQRWMAGNWLLGYNTFYDNQIDTHLQRAGVGAEAWGEYLRLSANYYEPLSGWHDDGATLQQRMARGYDITAQARMPFYQHLNTSLSLEQYFGDSVDLFDSGTGYHNPMAVKVGLNYTPVPLVTLTAQHKQGESGDSQNDLGLKLNYRFGVPLKKQLSASEVAQTSSLRGSRYDSPTRNNLPVVEQRQRKTLSVFLATPPWDLSPGETVELKVQVRSVHGIRNVVWEGDTQALSLTPPVNAHQPEGWSIIMPAWDAREGASNRWTLSLTVEDEKGQRVSSNEITLVLTQPLTSEPVSDPRWLLLPAP, encoded by the coding sequence ATGCGTAAAGCGTTAAGACCATTTCATCCTTTCCTGTTATTTCTGCTGCTGACAGGCGGCAGCCACGCGGCTACGCCCGGCTGGAACCAGCAGGCGCAAAATCCCTTTGATAATGATGCAGACGGCCTGCCCGATCTGGGCATGGCGCCGCCCACCAACAACGGCGAAAAGCATCTGGCAGAGATGGCGAAGGCCTTCGGTGAAGCCAGCCAGAGCGACAGTACGTTGAGCGCCGGACAGCAAGCGCGGCAGTTTGCGCTGGATAAGGTGCGCGATGCGGTGAGTGGCGAAGTGAACGAGCAGGTGGAGTCGTTACTGTCACCCTGGGGCAACGCCAGCGTCAACGTGCAGGTCAATGATGAAGGGCGCTTTACCGGCAGTTCCGGCAGCTGGTTTATTCCCTGGCAGGACAATAACCGCTATTTAAGCTGGAGCCAGCTGGGGTTGACCCAGCAGGAAGATGGGCTGGTCAGCAACGCGGGCATCGGCCAGCGCTGGATGGCAGGCAACTGGCTGCTGGGCTACAACACCTTTTACGACAACCAGATTGACACCCATCTGCAACGCGCGGGCGTCGGTGCGGAAGCCTGGGGGGAATACCTGCGGCTGTCGGCCAACTACTATGAGCCGCTGTCCGGCTGGCATGATGACGGCGCGACCCTGCAACAGCGCATGGCGCGCGGCTACGATATTACCGCTCAGGCGCGGATGCCCTTTTATCAGCATCTCAATACCAGCCTCAGTCTGGAACAGTATTTTGGCGACAGCGTCGATCTCTTTGACTCCGGCACCGGTTATCACAACCCGATGGCGGTGAAAGTGGGGCTGAACTATACCCCGGTGCCGCTGGTCACGCTCACCGCGCAGCATAAGCAGGGGGAGAGCGGCGACAGCCAGAACGATCTGGGGCTTAAGCTGAATTATCGTTTCGGCGTACCGCTGAAAAAGCAGCTTTCCGCCAGCGAAGTGGCGCAAACCAGCTCGCTGCGCGGCAGTCGCTATGACAGCCCGACGCGCAACAATCTGCCGGTGGTGGAACAGCGCCAGCGTAAAACCCTGTCAGTGTTCCTCGCCACGCCGCCCTGGGATCTCTCCCCCGGCGAAACGGTGGAGCTGAAAGTGCAGGTGCGCAGCGTTCATGGCATTCGTAACGTTGTCTGGGAGGGCGATACTCAGGCGCTGAGCCTGACGCCGCCGGTCAATGCTCATCAGCCTGAAGGCTGGAGCATCATTATGCCTGCCTGGGATGCCCGTGAAGGCGCGAGCAATCGCTGGACGTTGTCGCTGACGGTGGAAGATGAGAAGGGGCAGCGCGTTTCATCCAATGAAATCACGCTGGTGCTGACGCAACCGCTGACCAGTGAACCTGTCAGCGATCCGCGCTGGCTGCTGCTGCCCGCGCCCTGA
- a CDS encoding YbhB/YbcL family Raf kinase inhibitor-like protein, with amino-acid sequence MNKTLKWALWSSLMFYGAAASASELFMLQSPAFGDNALLEKRFAGKADNNPNCTGDNESPALIWSNPPANTKSFALIVHDPEGAKGLGVTHLVAYNISPSATGLAANDLRDGKNFTGGKNTPGTDKWHGPCPPPGTGAHHYTFTLIATEQAPDLPAGLTREELLEKLKGKALGAAGLIGRFGQ; translated from the coding sequence ATGAATAAAACGCTGAAATGGGCTTTATGGAGTTCGTTGATGTTTTATGGTGCCGCCGCCAGCGCCAGCGAACTCTTTATGCTGCAATCCCCCGCCTTTGGGGATAACGCCTTACTGGAAAAACGCTTCGCCGGTAAGGCTGACAATAATCCTAACTGCACCGGCGATAACGAATCACCGGCGCTGATCTGGAGTAACCCGCCGGCCAATACCAAAAGCTTTGCGCTGATCGTCCACGATCCGGAAGGCGCGAAGGGTTTAGGCGTCACCCACCTGGTGGCCTATAACATTTCGCCGTCTGCTACCGGCCTTGCCGCCAACGATCTGCGGGACGGCAAAAACTTTACTGGCGGAAAAAATACCCCCGGCACCGATAAATGGCATGGGCCCTGCCCGCCGCCGGGCACAGGCGCACACCATTATACCTTTACGCTGATCGCCACCGAACAGGCGCCCGATCTGCCTGCCGGTTTAACCCGCGAGGAGTTGCTGGAAAAACTGAAAGGTAAAGCGCTGGGCGCCGCCGGGTTAATCGGCCGCTTCGGGCAGTAA